Part of the Sphingobium lignivorans genome is shown below.
TTCCGCGTCTGGTGCAAGCGGGGCTGGACTGCCGGGCACTGGCCCGGCCGGGCAGTGGCGTGCCTGCAGGCGTGTCGATAGCGACTGGCGACCTGCTCGATCCCGCCTCGCTGGCATCGGCCGTGCAGGGCGTTTCGGCCGTCATCCACCTCGCGGCCGTCTTCCGTACAACCGATGCCGACCTCATCTGGAAAGTGAATCTCGACGGGACGCGCAACCTCATCGCCGCGATGAAAGCCCATGCGGCGGACGCGCGGCTCATCATGGCCAGCACGTCCCACGTCTATGACGCCGACGCCCCGCGACCCGGCGCAGAAGAGGATCGCTGTTCCCCCACGCTCGACTATCCAGCGAGCAAGCTGGCCGCCGAGATGGACCTGCGGGACAGCGGCCTCAACTGGTCCATCCAGCGCTTCGGCTTCGTCTATGGCGATGGGGACGGCCATATCGAGTCGCTTCCCCGGCATCTCGCCCAAGTGAAGCTTCACCCCGCCCAGCGGATGAGCATGGTCCATCATCGCGACATTGCGACCGCCATGATGCTGGCGCTGAATGGCGCGATGGACGGGCGGATCGTCAATATCGGCGATGATGCCCCCACATCGATCCATGAACTGGTGCAGCTGGCGGGAGGCGCAATCGAGCCCTCCTCCGCGCCGCTGACCAATCCCTGGCGCCTGCATATGGACGGCGCGCTTGCCCGCCGGCTCGGCTTTCAGCCCGCCGTGAGGAGTGTC
Proteins encoded:
- a CDS encoding NAD-dependent epimerase/dehydratase family protein, encoding MTILVTGASGLVGARLLPRLVQAGLDCRALARPGSGVPAGVSIATGDLLDPASLASAVQGVSAVIHLAAVFRTTDADLIWKVNLDGTRNLIAAMKAHAADARLIMASTSHVYDADAPRPGAEEDRCSPTLDYPASKLAAEMDLRDSGLNWSIQRFGFVYGDGDGHIESLPRHLAQVKLHPAQRMSMVHHRDIATAMMLALNGAMDGRIVNIGDDAPTSIHELVQLAGGAIEPSSAPLTNPWRLHMDGALARRLGFQPAVRSVHQAAHEGLL